TTGAACAAATAAATCTACAGTGATATACCCACTGGAGTTTTCCCTCATCTTCTTCTGCCTCTTATTGACTAGGCAAGAATGGAAGTGCGCAGAacagaaatgatttttatatcaaATGTCTGTTATGACATTCTAAATGACTTCATTCTCAGAGAAATGAGTGGTGCCCTCTCTAAGATGATTGGATGGAGTGAGATAATATCCTTCAGGGATGCGACAGTAGGAGGGATTATCTTATCTGAGATTCTACTGGGAACACTGGgaaatttctctcttctttaccACTACCTGCTCTGTTACCACACTGAAGGCATAGTCAGGCCCACAGACTTCATTCTAATGCATCTGACTGTGTCCAACTTTTTGCTCATTCTCTCCCAAGGGCTCCCTCAAACAATGGCAACTTTGGGAAGAAAACATTTCCTCAATAATTTAGGCTGTGACCTTGTTTTGTACATTCAGAGAGTGGGCAAAGGTGTGTCCATTGGCACCACCTGCCTCTTGAGTGTCTTCCAGGCTATTATGCTCAGCCCTATGGACTCCTGCTGGAAGGATCTGAAAGTCAAAGCTCCAAAGTATGTCACTCTCTCTGTTTGTCTTTGTTGGATCCTGTGCATGTTTGTGAATCTGTTTTTTCCTCTGCACATATTGAATGTATCTCGCAACTGGAACATGGAAAACATCACACAGAAACAAGATTTGGGATATTGTTATACTACCATCATTGAGAAAGTCTCTGGTGCTGTCTATTCAGCTGTAATTGTATTTCCTGAAATTTCCATTTCTGTGCTCCTAGTCTGGGCCAGTGGTTCCATGATTCTCTTTCTGTACAGGCATAAGAAAAGAGTCCAGCACATTCACAGCAACAATGTTTGCCCCAGATCTTCAGCTGAAACTAGAGCCACCCAAAGAATCCTTGTTCTGGTGAGCACCTTTGTGTGTTTTCACAcattctcctctcttcttcaAATGTGTATGTCTCTACTCAATGAAGAAAATGGATGGTTACTTGAAACTGCAGGTATCATTTCTCTATGTTTTCCTACTGTGAGCCCCTTTTTGGTTAGGAGACATCCCTTTACTGTATTCAGACAAGCATTTTCCCTGATAATAAATATGAAATCCCATGATCAAACCCACAAGTAGTTTAAGCATGTTcttgcaaaaatattttcacGTTTACCAAGGAAGTATCAATAGTCAAGCAAAGCACGTTACTGACAAAAATTGGAGGCTGAAGAATGTGCCACATAAAAATGAGATGTATTTACTCACTAAAAGCTATTAAataattgggccagagtgatagtacagtggatagacaGTACagatagtacacttgccttgcatgggaccaaaCTGAGTCCTGGAATCACATTTTGTCCCTGAAGATCACCAAGGCTTTCTGAATTAAGTctagagtaacttctgagcaaggTATCCTCTTATTCACTGTTATTAAGATCTTCTCAGGTCCCTGTTTGGGCACCATGTGAATAGACCCACACACCATAATCCCTCCAGAGAAGGGAGAAGCAGATATGGAGCAGGGCTGCCACAGGacataatccaaaccaggctgaagagATTAAACATGGCTTCAGGTCCCTTTCCAACACATGGAGCAAGAGGAAGAGGCTGACTAGGAACGAGatatttattgggaagatagGACCACATTCGTGCGTGGGGGGAACTAAGGTAAAGGACCTATGTAGAAGTTCTTACTGCCAGGATAgatctttgacatgtaaaagagaAAGCCATCAGAGTTAATTATAAGGGCCTACATCACTGTCATGATCTAGAGTGAAGGCCAGTTTTCCCTGAAATAGCTCAGTATTTCCCATAAAACAAaagatagttttttaaaaagaataaagcttTTGAGTTTTGGCTCAGTGAATGTAGGGTCTCTGGGCATCTAGGGATGCGAGTAAAACCAACTTAACTCATTACATCTGTCATCTTCACAAAATGATGTTTGAGGAGAATGGGGCAGGTTGGCTTCCAACTCTTCTTTCTTAATTTAGAACACTGGTCATCATGCCCATGGGTAGATTGTGGGGAAGCTAATAATGAAATACAAAGGCTGAGTCCTCTTGAGACAGTGCTTTTTGAGTTCCCATACATATGAACATCTCAAGATGATTATAGAATCTATTTTATGAAAAAGTATATATCAGCaagattctaatttatttttttaaattgggtcaAAGAGAAAAAACTGCAGGGAAGTCATATCCTTGCAGCAGAGAAATCTAAATTGTCATTTGTTGCTCCTAAGTCTCATTCCAAGTCATCTCTGAACACAGTGTCACATTCAATCCCTGCTCTCTGTGAAATAAAAAGTAGATACTTACCAAATACTAAGTCTGCTGGAAATTCATCTTCTGGAATTGTAAGAAATACAGTTCTAATGTCTATCAGTCacctagtttgcaatattttgttataaccacatcaaaatatataaaggaggggccggagagatagcatggaggtaaggcgtttgcctttcatgcaggaggtcatcggttcgaatcccggcgccccatatggtcccctgtgcctgccaggagcaatttctgagcctggagccaggaataatacctgagcactgccaggtgtgacccaaaaaccaaaaaaaaaaaaatatatatatataaaggaacacAGATGATCCCATTTAAATCTCAGCTCTTTTAACACATAGATGTTAAAGCTCATCTGCATGACGTTCCCacaataaatattgttttcctcAACAATTTAACGTTTGTTATTATTATGGTGTCAGAATACATAAAACAATATTCCTGGGCCATTATTTTAGAGGAAACAAagtaaaaagtcttttttttttttaaagatatttacaaAGAAGCCAGGAACATGCCAGTTGTAAAACTCAATATTTGTGTAAGAACATTGCATAAGAACTAGTTTAATATCTCTATCTAGAACCTTCGATGTGTTGCCCActttagaaaaaattatcaaTGCAGCTGATGACAATGGGAGTCCTGGGTGACTTATGCAAAGTAGAGAAGAGCCTGCAGTCTCAATAAAGgaatctgctctctctctctctctctctctctctctctctctctctctctctctctctctctctctctctctctctctctctctccttcactctctctctcctccactcTCTCTCTGCCACCTGGTCAAGTTGTTGGAGTGACCCAGAACTGTGAGCCTTGCTCTtagcaggaaagaaaaataagacctAGACCTTAGCCAGGCCTTCTTGGTCACAGCCTTTttctccaaaaataatttaaggagaAGACAAGCAGTAAAGTAAAAACAGTCTTTACTTGGACATTGAGAGAAAGGACAAAAAGATAAGGAAGACAAAGAGTGACTAATACACGGAGGGAGATAACAGACTTCTCTAAAGATAGAGAGAGATCCTGGACCCATCCGAGAGCTAAAGTAGGAAAGGCCGCATCTCAGGAAGGGAGAAGTAGGtggcatgtgctcagaaatgatgcGCCTAGGCAATACATGTGCACGCCCTTCTCGATGGGAGCTCCAGGAAACATTATACAAGCAAGAAAGTTCACATCtcaagagaggagaggagggagacgtGTGGGGAGGCATTATGTTCCTGGGCCAGAGGAGTACGTGTGAGTACCTCCTTTGCTCCAAGTTGACTTTGGTATGGTTTTCCCAACCTGCACACACGGGGCTTTCCACATAGGCAAGAGTCCTATTGCTAGGTGGTTGCCATTGGGCAGAGTTAGGAGGAGTTGATGGTCTTCTGAGTAAGTGCCCATGGCTGGGACAGAAACAGGTCTACAGGCACAGCCACATGCGAAGAGAAAATGATTCCTTCCCCTGCAGTGATGGGTTGAGCTGGTAATGGGATGAGGGTCCCAGATCCTCTATTCCTGTAGCTACCCTATGATCCTCATAGAGGGAGATTCTGGGTGACAGTCCTAGGAGTGATGAAACAGTTTAGGTGCCAACCTCTATAtcaatgcttctcaattattttctgtcatgcccccctaggaagaagaaaacattttgtgcCCCCCCCGTGTgactttaaatagtatttttatttaaaaaaaaactttaacctgcagaacaaaaattaaaataatttgagctgatttttgaatcagaggtgatgtctggattaatggctacaatgagcatgttttgcaatgcgtAGCTTTTTGAAGTtggatttgaagcaggacacaacaactctcagctccagagacatacagagacataaacacggggcttagcttgttatgacagtgtttgctgagatcaaacgcacccccctttacagagcctcgccCCCCCTCtgggcatgccccactatttgagaagcactgatctatAGCAACTGGATTCCCACGAGCTCTCCCAGCAGTataggaataaaaaatgaaatgcacACTGAATTTAGGGGGTGCTCACAGCACCACCATGCTTAGAATCAAGAGTCGAATGCAAGCCTAAGAATTAGTGAAACATGGAGAAACTATGTacacatttgtgtttttttcctgGATCAAACGTTTTATCTCTTTCTGGACACACTAGTCACTTCATGAACTCAAAAACTGTCCTAATGAAAATGTGTGGTTGATAATTATGAGGGGCATGAATGTTCTCTACATGAGACAAGACATATTTAAGGCATGAAAACACTGGGCTGAAGAGAGGAGGTGTGCGAACCAGTTTCTCATTGGATTGGTTTTGATTCGATGTGGGTGGTAAGAACACCACGGTTCAACTTTATCAAGGTCAagggcagttctgaggtgaaagtgGTCCCTTGAGGATGTTGAGTCATCCTGGCTTTCTATCCACACCTGGGACATGTGTGCATCAACCTTCCATTAATCCTTTAGAAGACAGAGATCCTGCAGAGGTACCCTTAGGCAATAGCAGCTTTAAGTCTACTTGGCTTTCCAGTCATTCTCTATAACTGGGTCTGCTGATGTAAGTATATACGGTATGTGTGATAGATTGGCACCTATGGCAGCAGCATAATCAAAACAACCATTAGTTAAGACCATTTTAGGCAAATTTTGGAGTCGTTTCTGTGGTGTCACTAACAGGGGGCTCAATCCCTGTTCATGCTCTACTAGGCCCcatgtaaattatttaatttttttactttcaaaaaaTCCCACCAATACACAGTGGTACGTAGCTTGCCTTTAATGTGTCTGACCAGGCTTCGATCAGCCATTCCAGAG
This window of the Suncus etruscus isolate mSunEtr1 chromosome 14, mSunEtr1.pri.cur, whole genome shotgun sequence genome carries:
- the LOC126028659 gene encoding vomeronasal type-1 receptor 4-like translates to MIGWSEIISFRDATVGGIILSEILLGTLGNFSLLYHYLLCYHTEGIVRPTDFILMHLTVSNFLLILSQGLPQTMATLGRKHFLNNLGCDLVLYIQRVGKGVSIGTTCLLSVFQAIMLSPMDSCWKDLKVKAPKYVTLSVCLCWILCMFVNLFFPLHILNVSRNWNMENITQKQDLGYCYTTIIEKVSGAVYSAVIVFPEISISVLLVWASGSMILFLYRHKKRVQHIHSNNVCPRSSAETRATQRILVLVSTFVCFHTFSSLLQMCMSLLNEENGWLLETAGIISLCFPTVSPFLKTEILQRYP